From Vibrio artabrorum, a single genomic window includes:
- the flhB gene encoding flagellar biosynthesis protein FlhB, giving the protein MAESDGQERTEDATPKRLQQAKEKGQVARSKELASASVLIVGAIALMWFGDSMAKALFEAMQRLFSLSRDEVFNTNKLLEIVGGALVNLFYPLFLILITLFVAAVIGAAGVGGVSFSMQAAMPKASKLNPLSGIKRMFGLQSWVELLKSILKVALVSGMAIYLIHASQHDLMQLSIEVYPQNIFHALDILLNFILLISCSLLIVVAIDIPFQIWQHADQLKMTKQEVKDEFKDTEGKPEVKGRIRMLQREAAQRRMMADVPQADVIVTNPEHFSVALRYKQNQDKAPIVVAKGVDHMAMKIREIARENDIYIIPAPPLARALYHTTELEQQIPDGLFTAVAQILAYVFQLKQYRKKGGERPKLQDSNMSIPPDMRY; this is encoded by the coding sequence ATGGCAGAGTCAGACGGTCAAGAACGTACCGAAGACGCCACGCCCAAGCGCTTGCAACAGGCCAAAGAAAAAGGTCAGGTTGCAAGATCAAAAGAGCTTGCGTCGGCGTCGGTGTTGATTGTAGGGGCGATTGCCTTGATGTGGTTTGGTGATTCGATGGCGAAAGCTTTGTTCGAGGCCATGCAACGTCTATTTTCACTAAGCCGTGATGAAGTATTTAATACCAATAAGCTTCTAGAAATAGTCGGTGGCGCGTTGGTGAACCTATTCTACCCATTGTTCTTGATTCTGATAACCTTATTCGTTGCTGCAGTGATCGGTGCAGCTGGAGTTGGCGGAGTTAGCTTTTCAATGCAAGCGGCGATGCCTAAGGCGTCTAAGTTAAATCCATTGAGTGGTATTAAACGGATGTTTGGCCTGCAAAGTTGGGTTGAACTGTTGAAATCTATTCTGAAAGTAGCGCTCGTTTCTGGGATGGCTATTTATCTTATTCACGCTTCTCAGCACGATTTGATGCAACTGAGCATCGAGGTGTACCCACAGAATATATTCCATGCTCTGGATATTTTACTTAACTTTATTCTTCTTATTAGTTGCTCTTTGTTAATTGTTGTCGCTATTGATATCCCGTTTCAGATCTGGCAGCACGCCGATCAGCTGAAGATGACTAAACAAGAAGTGAAAGATGAGTTTAAAGACACGGAAGGGAAACCTGAAGTGAAAGGTCGAATTCGAATGTTGCAACGGGAAGCGGCCCAACGTCGTATGATGGCTGATGTTCCACAAGCTGATGTGATAGTGACCAATCCTGAACACTTTTCGGTGGCTTTGCGTTATAAGCAGAATCAAGACAAAGCGCCAATAGTGGTCGCCAAAGGGGTTGACCATATGGCGATGAAAATTCGTGAAATTGCGCGTGAGAATGATATCTATATTATTCCAGCTCCCCCATTAGCGAGGGCGCTTTACCACACCACAGAACTCGAACAACAAATTCCTGACGGTTTGTTTACGGCGGTGGCACAAATACTTGCTTATGTGTTTCAGCTTAAACAGTATCGAAAAAAAGGGGGGGAGAGGCCAAAGTTACAAGATTCCAATATGTCGATCCCACCCGATATGCGCTATTAG
- the flhA gene encoding flagellar biosynthesis protein FlhA, protein MKFSLPFADKLPKIPNRAMPAIGAPVMVLATLAMVVLPIPAFLLDMFFTFNIALSMVVLLVSVYTRRPLDFAAFPTVLLIATLLRLALNVASTRVVLLHGHEGGDAAGNVIEAFGNVVIGGNYAVGLVVFLILMIINFMVVTKGAGRISEVSARFTLDALPGKQMAIDADLNAGLIDQEQARTRRFEVTKEADFYGSMDGASKFVKGDAIAGILILFINIIGGLSIGMVQFNLGFGEAIEIYTLLTIGDGLVAQIPSLLLSIAAAMMVTRQNTDEDMGQQLVFQMFDNPKSLMITAGILGIMGIVPGMPHFSFLSLAAVAGAGAYFIDKKHKKKAQDQNLPATIEAKGEQGSQKELSWDDVQPVDIIGLEVGYRLIPLVDRDQGGELLERVKGVRKKLSQDFGFLIPAVHIRDNLELTPNSYRITLMGVAVGEAEIKPDMELAINPGQVYGIIDGEPTIDPAFGLEAVWIREEQREHAQALGYTVVDSSTVLATHLSQLLTNNASQLIGHEEVQNLLEMLSRSTPKLVEGFVPEQLSLGVVVKVLQNLLNEAIPIRDIRTIVQTLSEYSGKSQEPDILTAAVRISLKRLIVQEINGIEPELPVITLIPELEQILHQTMQASGGESAGIEPGLAERLQTSLSQATQEQELKGEPAVLLTSGVLRSTLAKFVKNTIPNLRVLSYQEIPDEKQIRIVQAVGN, encoded by the coding sequence ATGAAATTCTCCCTGCCTTTTGCGGACAAGCTACCTAAAATTCCTAATCGAGCGATGCCTGCAATTGGTGCGCCTGTCATGGTACTTGCAACGCTTGCTATGGTGGTGTTGCCGATTCCAGCTTTCTTGTTGGATATGTTCTTCACCTTTAATATTGCACTGTCTATGGTTGTGCTATTGGTTTCGGTTTATACCCGCAGGCCTTTAGATTTCGCAGCATTCCCCACGGTCTTGCTCATCGCGACTCTGCTTCGCTTGGCCTTGAACGTTGCTTCGACCCGAGTGGTATTGCTCCATGGTCATGAAGGTGGTGATGCTGCCGGTAACGTTATTGAAGCCTTCGGTAACGTGGTGATTGGTGGTAACTATGCGGTTGGTTTGGTGGTGTTTTTGATCTTGATGATCATCAACTTTATGGTGGTCACCAAAGGTGCGGGTCGGATATCGGAAGTCAGTGCACGTTTTACCTTGGATGCTTTACCGGGTAAGCAGATGGCAATTGATGCCGATTTGAATGCGGGTTTGATCGATCAAGAACAGGCTCGTACCCGCCGCTTTGAAGTGACTAAAGAAGCCGACTTTTACGGTTCAATGGACGGTGCATCTAAGTTTGTTAAAGGGGATGCGATTGCCGGTATCTTGATCTTGTTCATCAATATCATTGGTGGTTTGAGCATTGGTATGGTCCAGTTTAACCTTGGTTTTGGTGAAGCCATCGAGATCTATACATTACTGACGATTGGTGACGGCCTGGTTGCACAAATTCCTTCACTGCTGCTTTCTATCGCTGCTGCGATGATGGTGACGCGTCAGAATACCGATGAAGACATGGGACAACAACTCGTCTTCCAAATGTTTGATAATCCCAAATCCTTAATGATCACAGCGGGTATCCTTGGAATTATGGGGATTGTACCTGGTATGCCGCACTTCTCATTTTTAAGTCTCGCTGCGGTTGCAGGCGCTGGGGCGTACTTTATTGATAAAAAACATAAGAAAAAAGCGCAAGACCAAAATCTACCAGCAACCATTGAAGCAAAAGGAGAGCAAGGCTCTCAGAAAGAACTCTCTTGGGATGATGTTCAGCCGGTCGATATTATTGGCTTGGAAGTGGGGTATCGTTTAATTCCTCTGGTCGATCGAGATCAAGGGGGTGAACTGCTTGAGCGAGTGAAAGGGGTACGTAAAAAGCTGTCTCAAGATTTTGGTTTCTTGATCCCAGCTGTGCATATTCGCGATAACCTTGAGCTAACGCCAAACAGTTACCGAATTACGTTGATGGGAGTGGCGGTTGGTGAGGCTGAGATCAAGCCTGACATGGAACTCGCCATCAATCCCGGTCAAGTTTACGGGATAATCGATGGTGAGCCGACGATTGACCCTGCATTTGGCCTTGAAGCCGTGTGGATCCGTGAAGAGCAACGTGAACACGCACAAGCCTTAGGTTACACGGTTGTGGATTCATCAACCGTGTTGGCAACGCATCTTAGTCAGTTGTTAACGAACAATGCATCGCAGCTGATTGGTCACGAGGAAGTGCAGAACTTGCTTGAAATGCTTAGTCGTTCTACGCCCAAGCTCGTTGAAGGTTTTGTGCCAGAGCAACTGTCGCTTGGTGTTGTAGTGAAAGTGCTACAAAACCTGTTAAATGAAGCCATTCCCATTCGAGATATACGAACAATCGTCCAAACTTTGTCGGAATATTCAGGTAAGAGTCAAGAACCTGACATACTCACTGCCGCAGTTCGCATTTCATTAAAACGACTAATTGTTCAAGAAATCAATGGTATAGAGCCAGAGTTACCTGTCATTACCCTAATTCCAGAGTTGGAGCAAATTTTGCATCAGACGATGCAGGCCTCTGGCGGGGAATCTGCAGGAATTGAACCAGGTTTAGCCGAACGTTTACAAACATCTCTCAGCCAAGCGACACAAGAACAAGAGCTGAAGGGAGAGCCCGCGGTGCTACTGACCTCTGGTGTATTACGTTCGACGTTGGCTAAATTCGTGAAAAACACGATCCCAAACTTGAGAGTGTTATCTTATCAAGAGATACCGGACGAAAAGCAGATACGCATAGTACAAGCTGTTGGTAATTAA
- the flhF gene encoding flagellar biosynthesis protein FlhF, translated as MKIKRFFAKDMRTALLQVKEELGSEAVIMSNKKVAGGVEIVAAIDGESSPSTTSSRLNKPQQPAQSQYTQMAAPAAPVGRRQLDDDKVSLQTSAEGGRSMTKRFANMLKQYSHGADENSQHRAENEDSLSALLNRQSGSNRQLTGNQQSNGRLDSAFARETGLSQLIAEDRRVDRPAPRLDPTRYDRHREGGQSKGTDTEMETMREEMTSIRRLLEHQVSGLMWQEVERREPLRAMLIKRLERMGVSAELADQMACYIPEDTKPARAWKALLALVADQISVTQTDILKRGGIVALLGPTGVGKTTTVAKLAARAAMEYGADNVALVTTDTYRIGAHEQLSIYGRIMGCPVRVAKDSSELADVIYQLRNRRLILVDTAGMGQRDVRLSEQLDTLMQESGSVINSYLVLPATAQRKVLQETIEHFRRIPLSGCIMTKLDESLSLGEFISVVIQNALPVAYIANGQRVPEDIVIAQPKYMMAKANELLEKSTENEPHYWNSDSEGL; from the coding sequence TTGAAAATTAAACGATTTTTTGCAAAAGATATGCGAACAGCTCTGCTCCAAGTCAAAGAAGAGCTTGGTTCAGAAGCCGTGATCATGTCAAATAAAAAGGTCGCTGGTGGCGTAGAAATTGTTGCTGCTATTGATGGTGAATCGAGCCCATCAACAACGAGTTCACGGTTAAATAAACCCCAACAGCCTGCGCAAAGTCAGTATACGCAAATGGCCGCGCCCGCAGCACCGGTAGGGCGTCGTCAACTAGACGATGACAAGGTTAGCCTACAGACGAGTGCTGAAGGCGGACGCTCAATGACCAAGCGCTTTGCGAATATGCTCAAACAATACAGTCATGGTGCCGATGAAAACTCACAACATCGTGCTGAAAATGAAGACTCGTTGTCAGCGCTGTTGAATCGTCAGTCCGGGAGCAATCGTCAGTTAACGGGTAACCAACAGTCTAACGGCCGTCTCGACTCTGCATTTGCTCGTGAAACGGGTCTATCTCAATTAATTGCCGAAGATCGCAGAGTCGATCGTCCAGCGCCTCGTCTTGATCCTACTCGTTACGATCGTCATCGTGAGGGGGGGCAATCCAAAGGTACAGATACCGAGATGGAAACAATGCGCGAAGAGATGACCTCTATTCGTCGCTTGTTAGAACATCAAGTATCAGGATTAATGTGGCAAGAAGTTGAGCGTCGTGAACCTCTGCGAGCAATGTTAATTAAGCGTCTTGAGCGTATGGGGGTTTCTGCCGAGCTTGCGGATCAAATGGCTTGTTACATTCCTGAAGACACTAAACCTGCTCGCGCTTGGAAGGCATTGCTAGCCTTGGTCGCGGACCAGATTTCAGTGACACAAACCGATATTTTAAAACGCGGTGGTATTGTGGCCTTATTAGGTCCGACTGGTGTGGGTAAAACAACGACCGTTGCAAAGCTAGCGGCAAGAGCCGCAATGGAATATGGTGCAGACAATGTCGCACTGGTGACAACAGATACTTATCGTATCGGGGCGCATGAGCAGCTATCAATTTATGGTAGAATTATGGGTTGTCCGGTAAGAGTTGCTAAAGATTCTAGTGAATTGGCCGATGTTATATATCAGTTGCGTAATCGTCGCCTGATTTTGGTCGATACTGCAGGCATGGGACAACGAGATGTTCGCCTATCTGAACAGTTAGACACCTTGATGCAAGAGAGTGGTTCCGTTATCAATAGTTACCTTGTGTTGCCAGCAACGGCACAACGTAAAGTGCTGCAAGAAACCATTGAACACTTTAGACGAATCCCGTTGTCGGGGTGCATCATGACTAAGCTGGATGAATCCTTAAGTCTAGGTGAATTCATCAGTGTCGTAATACAAAATGCATTACCAGTTGCTTACATAGCAAATGGTCAACGAGTTCCTGAAGATATTGTTATTGCTCAGCCAAAGTACATGATGGCTAAGGCCAATGAGTTATTAGAAAAATCTACAGAGAATGAACCTCATTACTGGAATAGCGATTCTGAAGGGCTCTAG
- a CDS encoding MinD/ParA family protein, with protein sequence MNENMIHDQASGLRRLTKPSLTKVIAVTGGKGGVGKSNVTLGMAICMARQGKKVMVLDADLGLANVDIMLGIRSKRNLGHVLAGECELKDAIVEGPHGIRIIPATSGTQSMTELSHAQHAGLIRAFGSLEDEMDILLVDTAAGISDMVISFSRAAQDVVVVVCDEPTSITDAYALIKLLSREHQVQRFKVVANMVRSYREGRELFAKLTLVTERFLNVNLELVACIPLDDKVRQAVKRQKIVVDAFPRSPAALAISSLSNKALTWPIPKTPSGHLEFFVERLLNRTEFVEDPFGE encoded by the coding sequence ATGAATGAAAATATGATACATGATCAAGCTAGCGGCCTCCGTCGCTTAACCAAGCCTTCACTCACAAAAGTTATCGCTGTAACCGGTGGTAAGGGAGGCGTTGGTAAATCTAATGTAACGTTAGGTATGGCTATTTGTATGGCGCGCCAAGGCAAAAAAGTCATGGTATTGGATGCCGACTTAGGGCTAGCCAACGTCGATATTATGCTAGGCATTCGCTCTAAACGAAATCTCGGGCACGTGTTGGCTGGTGAATGTGAGCTTAAAGATGCGATTGTCGAAGGGCCGCACGGAATTAGAATTATTCCTGCAACGTCAGGCACGCAGAGCATGACTGAATTGTCGCATGCTCAACATGCGGGGTTGATTCGTGCCTTTGGTTCGCTTGAAGACGAGATGGATATCTTGCTTGTCGATACAGCCGCCGGTATTTCTGATATGGTGATCAGCTTCTCAAGAGCGGCGCAGGATGTAGTTGTGGTCGTGTGTGATGAACCAACGTCAATTACGGATGCTTATGCCTTAATTAAGCTCTTGAGTCGAGAACATCAAGTTCAGCGATTCAAAGTTGTCGCCAATATGGTCAGAAGCTATCGCGAAGGGCGAGAATTATTTGCAAAATTGACTTTGGTCACAGAGCGTTTCTTAAATGTGAACCTCGAACTCGTAGCATGTATTCCTTTAGATGATAAAGTACGTCAAGCCGTGAAGAGACAGAAAATTGTAGTCGATGCATTTCCTCGCTCTCCTGCGGCATTAGCAATCAGTTCATTGTCAAATAAGGCATTGACCTGGCCAATCCCTAAAACACCAAGTGGGCATTTGGAGTTTTTTGTTGAAAGATTACTGAATCGTACTGAATTTGTAGAGGACCCATTTGGTGAATAA
- a CDS encoding RNA polymerase sigma factor FliA yields the protein MNKALTYDQHANHNSQQAFFEKYSVLVKRIAHHLLGRLPPNVLVDDLIQAGMIGLIEAQQNYDGTKGASFETYAGIRIRGAMLDDIRRGDWVPRSVHKNNREISSAIAELEGILNRDPSDVEVAKHMGLSLEQYHSALTDINCSRLVGIEDLGVSDDVISPNEDSQDNAPFQGVADESFRQALIDSIKQLPEREGLVLSLYYDEELNLKEIGEILGVSESRVSQILSQSMQRLRTKLSAWTQND from the coding sequence GTGAATAAAGCGCTTACTTACGATCAACATGCTAATCACAATAGCCAGCAGGCTTTTTTTGAGAAGTACTCTGTGTTGGTTAAACGTATCGCTCATCACTTGCTGGGGCGATTACCGCCGAATGTGTTGGTTGATGATTTGATTCAAGCTGGCATGATCGGCTTGATTGAAGCTCAACAAAATTATGATGGTACTAAAGGGGCTAGCTTTGAGACATATGCTGGGATCCGAATTCGCGGGGCGATGTTAGATGACATACGTCGTGGAGATTGGGTGCCGAGATCGGTTCATAAAAACAATCGTGAAATCAGCAGTGCAATCGCGGAGTTGGAGGGGATTCTCAACCGCGACCCTAGTGATGTCGAAGTGGCGAAGCACATGGGACTCAGTTTAGAGCAGTATCACAGTGCTTTAACGGATATTAATTGCTCAAGACTGGTCGGAATCGAAGATTTAGGCGTCTCAGATGATGTAATATCTCCGAATGAGGACTCTCAAGACAACGCACCTTTTCAAGGCGTCGCCGATGAGTCTTTTCGTCAAGCTTTGATCGATTCAATAAAACAACTTCCAGAAAGAGAAGGCCTTGTGCTTTCACTTTATTATGATGAAGAACTCAATTTAAAAGAGATAGGGGAAATATTAGGTGTCAGCGAGTCTCGTGTCAGCCAAATATTGAGCCAATCTATGCAGCGTCTACGCACTAAGTTAAGTGCTTGGACACAGAACGACTAA
- the cheY gene encoding chemotaxis response regulator CheY: protein MKILIVDDFSTMRRIVKNLLRDLGFNNTQEADDGLTALPMLKKGEFDFVVTDWNMPGMQGIDLLKHIRADAELKHLPVLMITAEAKREQIIEAAQAGVNGYIVKPFTAATLKEKLDKIFDRL from the coding sequence ATGAAAATTCTCATTGTTGATGACTTTTCAACGATGCGCCGAATTGTTAAAAACCTACTTCGTGATCTAGGTTTCAACAATACTCAAGAAGCAGATGATGGCTTGACCGCATTACCTATGCTGAAAAAAGGCGAATTTGATTTCGTGGTAACGGACTGGAACATGCCCGGTATGCAAGGTATTGACTTGCTTAAACACATTCGTGCAGATGCAGAACTTAAGCATCTACCTGTGCTGATGATCACAGCAGAGGCGAAGCGTGAGCAAATCATTGAAGCCGCACAAGCAGGTGTTAATGGTTACATTGTGAAGCCTTTCACTGCAGCCACGCTGAAAGAGAAACTTGATAAGATTTTTGATCGCTTATAA